In Sphingomonas sp. Leaf357, a single genomic region encodes these proteins:
- a CDS encoding M24 family metallopeptidase has product MRQAPFNRRQLIGAAAAMPLLSMPAVLRAAEPDLSGLSDMTRGVVPIGEAERRARVARAQGLMRANGIGSVLIEAGSSLTYFTGVRWGRSERLTCVVLPVEGMPCIVTPFFEAPSVRETLGIAADVRVWQEDQDPLAVVAGFLKERKLAVRPIGIEETVRYFAVDGLARALPGAKIVSANPVVRGCRGIKTAPEIALMQAATDVTIAAYRWTHGRIEKGMSNADVGALMNAATRKLGGSPEFALVLIGEAAAYPHGSRKPQIVADGQIVLMDCGCTVQGYQSDVSRTFVFGSADAAQRKVWDQVARGQQTAFAAAKLGATAGSVDDAVRRYYTSLGYGPDYRLPGLSHRTGHGIGMDGHEPVNLVRGETARLEPGMCFSNEPGIYIPGKFGVRLEDCFHMTATGPAWFSKPPTSIDAPFG; this is encoded by the coding sequence ATGAGGCAAGCCCCCTTCAACCGCCGCCAGCTGATCGGTGCCGCTGCAGCCATGCCGTTGCTGTCGATGCCCGCCGTGCTGCGCGCCGCCGAGCCGGACCTCTCAGGCCTGTCCGACATGACCAGGGGCGTCGTGCCGATCGGCGAGGCGGAGCGGCGTGCGCGGGTCGCGCGGGCGCAGGGCTTGATGCGCGCCAACGGCATCGGCTCCGTGCTGATCGAGGCGGGCTCGTCGCTGACCTATTTCACCGGCGTGCGCTGGGGCCGAAGCGAGCGGCTGACCTGTGTCGTCCTGCCGGTCGAGGGCATGCCGTGCATCGTCACGCCGTTCTTCGAGGCACCCTCGGTGCGCGAGACTCTGGGTATCGCGGCCGATGTGCGCGTGTGGCAGGAGGATCAGGATCCGCTGGCGGTGGTCGCCGGGTTCCTGAAGGAGCGCAAGCTGGCGGTGCGACCGATCGGGATCGAGGAGACGGTGCGCTATTTCGCGGTCGACGGTCTGGCGCGCGCGCTGCCCGGGGCGAAGATCGTCTCCGCCAACCCGGTCGTGCGCGGCTGTCGCGGCATCAAGACCGCGCCCGAGATCGCGCTGATGCAGGCGGCGACCGACGTGACGATCGCCGCCTATCGCTGGACGCATGGCCGGATCGAAAAGGGCATGAGCAACGCCGATGTCGGCGCGCTGATGAACGCCGCGACGCGCAAGCTGGGCGGAAGTCCCGAATTCGCCTTGGTTCTGATCGGCGAGGCGGCGGCCTATCCGCATGGCAGCCGGAAACCGCAGATCGTCGCCGACGGGCAGATCGTGCTGATGGATTGCGGCTGCACGGTGCAGGGCTATCAATCGGACGTATCGCGCACGTTCGTGTTCGGGAGCGCCGACGCGGCGCAGCGCAAGGTGTGGGATCAGGTCGCGCGCGGCCAGCAGACGGCGTTCGCCGCTGCGAAGCTCGGCGCGACGGCGGGCAGCGTCGACGATGCCGTGCGGCGCTATTATACATCGCTCGGTTACGGCCCGGACTACAGGCTGCCGGGCCTGTCGCATCGCACCGGCCACGGCATCGGCATGGACGGGCACGAGCCCGTCAATCTGGTGCGCGGCGAGACGGCGCGGCTGGAGCCCGGCATGTGCTTCTCGAACGAGCCGGGCATCTACATCCCGGGCAAGTTCGGCGTGCGGCTGGAGGATTGCTTCCACATGACCGCGACCGGGCCGGCCTGGTTCTCGAAGCCGCCGACCTCCATCGACGCTCCGTTCGGGTGA
- a CDS encoding diacylglycerol/lipid kinase family protein — protein MSAPVPVLIPVLINAGGGTAASKGDKLEAEVRAAFAGAGLAIDLQLIEGCDMQDAVKARAHLPLVVVGGGDGTIGCAAGEVLTGKAALGILALGTRNHLARELGVPLDLPGAAKLIASGERRRIDVARVNGHLFINNASIGLYPEMVRLRDEEQAQFRLPKWLAAVPASWGTLKRLRHHRLRLHAPGGFSDVVTPMLFVGNNHYELKAGQVGTRSALDDGKLSVFAVAERSRTALIGFALRTLVGRADRRQDFAAIGDVAALTVTGRSRKVDIALDGEVIDLPLPLEFTIEPGALAVVAPPIP, from the coding sequence GTGAGCGCGCCCGTCCCCGTTCTGATCCCCGTCCTGATCAACGCCGGCGGCGGGACCGCCGCGTCGAAGGGGGACAAGCTCGAAGCCGAAGTCCGCGCCGCCTTTGCCGGGGCGGGGCTCGCGATTGACCTGCAGCTGATCGAAGGCTGCGACATGCAGGACGCGGTGAAGGCGCGCGCGCACCTGCCGCTGGTCGTGGTCGGCGGCGGCGACGGCACGATCGGCTGCGCGGCGGGCGAGGTGCTGACGGGCAAGGCGGCGCTCGGCATCCTGGCGCTCGGCACGCGCAACCATCTCGCGCGCGAGCTCGGCGTACCGCTGGACCTGCCCGGCGCGGCGAAACTGATCGCCTCGGGCGAGCGGCGGCGGATCGATGTCGCGCGCGTCAACGGGCATCTGTTCATCAACAATGCCTCGATCGGCCTGTATCCGGAAATGGTGCGGCTGCGCGACGAGGAGCAGGCCCAGTTCAGGCTGCCCAAATGGCTCGCGGCGGTCCCGGCGTCGTGGGGCACGCTGAAACGGCTGCGCCACCATCGCCTGCGCCTCCACGCGCCGGGCGGGTTCAGCGACGTCGTCACGCCGATGCTGTTCGTCGGCAACAACCATTACGAGCTGAAGGCCGGCCAGGTCGGCACGCGCAGCGCGCTGGACGACGGCAAGCTCTCGGTCTTCGCGGTGGCCGAGCGGAGCCGAACGGCGCTGATCGGTTTCGCGCTGCGCACGCTGGTCGGGCGCGCCGATCGCCGGCAGGATTTCGCCGCGATCGGCGATGTCGCCGCGCTCACCGTCACCGGCCGCTCGCGCAAGGTGGATATCGCGCTGGACGGCGAGGTGATCGACCTGCCGCTGCCGCTCGAGTTCACGATCGAGCCGGGCGCCCTGGCCGTGGTGGCACCCCCGATCCCCTGA
- a CDS encoding GFA family protein — translation MRTASCSCGQLQIHLAGALRGVGVCHCLACQRRTGSVFAALAGFDAPYTVTGEATDYVRTGDHGARFRFRFCPVCGTSLFHTEEGCNRSSVSVAVGAFGDPDFPPPEDSVYDCRRHGWVELPASIRVYDRDPE, via the coding sequence GTGCGCACCGCATCGTGCAGCTGCGGCCAGTTGCAGATCCATCTCGCGGGTGCGCTGCGCGGTGTCGGCGTGTGCCACTGCCTCGCCTGCCAGCGGCGCACCGGCAGCGTGTTCGCCGCGCTGGCCGGGTTCGACGCGCCGTATACGGTGACGGGCGAGGCGACGGACTATGTCCGCACCGGCGATCACGGCGCGCGGTTCCGCTTCCGCTTCTGCCCCGTTTGCGGAACGTCCCTCTTCCACACCGAGGAGGGATGTAACCGATCGTCGGTGAGCGTCGCGGTGGGTGCGTTCGGCGATCCCGATTTCCCGCCGCCCGAGGATTCGGTCTATGATTGCCGGCGGCATGGCTGGGTGGAATTGCCGGCCAGCATCCGGGTCTACGACCGGGATCCGGAGTGA
- the alaS gene encoding alanine--tRNA ligase, with product MTAHFMSTNDIRRSFLDYFENAGHARVASAPLVPQNDPTLMFVNAGMVPFKNVFTGLESRPYTTATSSQKCVRAGGKHNDLDNVGYTARHHTFFEMLGNFSFGQYFKDQAITHAWTLLTEVWGLPADKLTVTVYHTDDEAFELWRKIAGLPDERIIRIPTSDNFWTMGDNGPCGPCSEIFYDHGDHIPGGPPGSPDEDGDRFVEIWNLVFMQYEQADNVIVADLPKPSIDTGMGLERIAAVLQGVHDNYDTDTFKALIAASGALTGTATTGDNQASHRIIADHLRTSGFLVADGVLPANEGRGYVLRRIMRRAMRHAHLLGAKEPLMHRLVPALIAEMGAAYPELLRAQASIESTLLQEETQFRRTLTNGLRLLDEATASMTAGDTLPGETAFKLYDTFGFPYDLTEDALRSLGMHIDRAGFDTAMAEQKRAARAAWKGSGAKASDDIWFDIAEVSGGTEFLGYTATAGEGQVVALVKDGARVEHAATGDTVAIVVNQTPFYGESGGQVGDTGTISNDDGLRAHVTETSKQLGRVFVHQAIVDAGGVRVGDTVKLNVDVARRDQIRANHSATHLLHEALRQRLGLHVAQKGSLVAPDRLRFDFSQPSAIDPARIGEVEADVNHQIRGNGAVSTRLMTPDEAIEEGAMALFGEKYGDEVRVVSMGAEADGRVYSLELCGGTHVTALGDIGLFKVVGESAVSSGVRRIEALTGEAARHYLTSRDDKLREAAATLKATPDEVPARVAALVEDRRRLERELAEAKKALALGGGAGAPPAGPEQVGGINFVGQVLQDFEAKGLRGAVDEAKQRIGSGIAAIVAVNEGRASIAVGVTPDLAGSHNAVDLLKIAVAALGGQGGGGRPDMAQGGGPDGAKADEAIAAIRAALAG from the coding sequence ATGACCGCACACTTCATGTCCACCAACGACATCCGCCGCTCCTTCCTCGACTATTTCGAGAATGCGGGGCACGCCCGCGTCGCCTCCGCGCCGCTCGTGCCGCAGAACGATCCAACGCTGATGTTCGTCAATGCCGGCATGGTGCCGTTCAAGAACGTCTTCACCGGGCTGGAAAGCCGCCCGTACACGACCGCGACGTCGAGCCAGAAATGCGTGCGCGCCGGGGGCAAGCACAACGATCTCGACAATGTCGGCTATACCGCGCGGCACCATACGTTCTTCGAGATGCTCGGCAATTTCTCGTTCGGGCAATATTTCAAGGACCAGGCGATCACGCACGCCTGGACGTTGCTGACCGAGGTCTGGGGCCTGCCCGCCGACAAGCTGACCGTCACCGTCTATCATACCGACGACGAGGCGTTCGAGCTGTGGCGCAAGATCGCCGGCCTGCCCGACGAGCGGATCATCCGCATCCCCACCTCGGACAATTTCTGGACGATGGGCGATAACGGACCGTGCGGGCCGTGTTCCGAGATTTTCTACGATCACGGCGATCATATTCCCGGTGGCCCGCCGGGCAGCCCGGACGAGGACGGCGATCGCTTCGTCGAGATCTGGAACCTCGTCTTCATGCAATACGAGCAGGCCGACAACGTCATCGTCGCCGATCTGCCCAAGCCGTCGATCGATACCGGCATGGGGCTGGAGCGCATCGCCGCCGTGCTGCAGGGCGTGCACGACAATTACGATACGGACACGTTCAAGGCGCTGATCGCGGCATCGGGCGCGCTGACCGGCACGGCGACGACCGGCGACAATCAGGCGAGCCATCGCATCATCGCCGATCACCTGCGTACGTCCGGCTTCCTTGTCGCGGACGGCGTGCTACCGGCCAACGAGGGGCGCGGCTACGTGCTGCGCCGGATCATGCGCCGCGCGATGCGGCACGCGCATCTGCTCGGCGCGAAGGAGCCGTTGATGCACCGGCTGGTCCCGGCGCTGATCGCCGAGATGGGCGCGGCCTATCCCGAACTGCTGCGCGCGCAGGCGTCGATCGAATCGACCCTGTTGCAGGAGGAAACCCAGTTCCGCCGCACGCTGACCAACGGCCTGCGCCTGCTGGACGAGGCGACCGCGAGCATGACGGCGGGCGATACGTTGCCGGGCGAAACCGCGTTCAAGCTCTACGATACGTTCGGCTTCCCCTACGACCTGACCGAGGATGCCCTGCGCAGCCTCGGCATGCACATCGACCGCGCCGGGTTCGACACGGCGATGGCGGAGCAGAAGCGGGCGGCGCGCGCCGCCTGGAAGGGTTCGGGCGCGAAGGCCTCGGACGATATCTGGTTCGACATCGCCGAAGTCTCGGGCGGCACCGAATTCCTCGGCTATACCGCGACGGCGGGCGAGGGGCAGGTGGTCGCTCTGGTCAAGGACGGCGCACGCGTCGAGCATGCCGCGACCGGCGATACCGTGGCGATCGTCGTCAACCAGACGCCATTCTATGGCGAGAGTGGCGGGCAGGTCGGCGATACCGGCACGATCTCGAACGACGATGGCCTGCGCGCGCACGTCACCGAAACGTCGAAGCAGTTGGGCCGCGTGTTCGTGCATCAGGCGATCGTCGACGCCGGCGGCGTCCGCGTCGGCGATACCGTGAAGCTCAACGTCGATGTCGCGCGCCGCGACCAGATCCGCGCCAATCACAGCGCCACCCATCTGCTGCACGAGGCGCTGCGCCAGCGCCTCGGCCTGCACGTCGCCCAGAAGGGCAGCCTGGTCGCGCCCGATCGGCTGCGTTTCGATTTCTCGCAGCCCAGCGCGATCGATCCGGCGCGGATCGGCGAGGTCGAGGCCGATGTGAACCACCAGATCCGCGGCAACGGCGCCGTTTCGACGCGCCTGATGACGCCCGACGAAGCGATCGAGGAAGGCGCGATGGCTTTGTTCGGCGAGAAATATGGCGACGAGGTGCGCGTCGTCTCGATGGGCGCGGAAGCGGACGGCAGGGTCTATTCGCTCGAACTGTGCGGCGGCACGCATGTCACGGCGCTCGGCGATATCGGTCTGTTCAAGGTGGTCGGCGAGAGCGCGGTGTCGAGTGGCGTGCGGCGGATCGAGGCGCTGACCGGCGAGGCGGCGCGCCACTATCTGACGTCGCGCGACGACAAATTGCGCGAGGCGGCGGCGACGCTGAAGGCGACCCCCGACGAGGTTCCGGCGCGCGTCGCGGCCCTGGTCGAGGATCGTCGCCGGCTGGAGCGCGAACTGGCCGAGGCGAAGAAGGCACTGGCGCTGGGCGGCGGGGCAGGGGCGCCTCCGGCCGGCCCGGAACAGGTCGGCGGGATCAATTTCGTCGGTCAGGTGCTGCAGGATTTCGAGGCCAAGGGGCTGCGCGGCGCAGTGGACGAAGCGAAGCAGCGCATCGGCTCGGGCATCGCCGCGATCGTCGCGGTCAACGAGGGCCGCGCCTCGATCGCGGTCGGCGTGACGCCCGATCTCGCCGGCAGCCACAATGCGGTCGATCTTTTGAAGATCGCTGTGGCGGCGCTGGGCGGTCAGGGCGGCGGCGGCCGTCCCGATATGGCACAGGGTGGTGGCCCCGACGGCGCGAAGGCGGACGAGGCGATCGCCGCGATCCGCGCGGCGCTGGCGGGGTAG